The Ferroacidibacillus organovorans genome window below encodes:
- the mnmE gene encoding tRNA uridine-5-carboxymethylaminomethyl(34) synthesis GTPase MnmE, translating into MAQQDTIAAIATALGEASIAVVRVSGEHAFTIVDRIFQGSNRLSNAPSHRVYYGHLVTLEERKRIDEVLLLTFRSPKSYTTEDVIEIQCHGGVQAVQSILLEVLRAGARLAEPGEFTKRAFLGGRIDLSQAEGVMEAIGAKTPLALQAALSQVEGALHQQVEDLRRTMIQTMAHLEVTIDYPEHDEEDITVQRVRNDAQMILERIRSLRLEAERGRILREGIKIAIVGKPNVGKSSLLNRFARTNRAIVTEIPGTTRDVIEERVSIDGIPLLLFDTAGVRETEDVVEQIGVQKSRETLEKADLTLLLLDTSRPLDENDGLLLESVHRERSLLILNKRDLPLAVGVDWQSLALSRRSLAYSTQIEADQGKLEDEIKQLVFGSELGDPTFLANARHLSLLERAEVAIRRVLDDANSGVTLDLVAVDLHEAWILLGEMIGETPREDLLDQIFSQFCLGK; encoded by the coding sequence ATGGCGCAACAGGATACGATTGCTGCGATTGCGACGGCGCTTGGTGAAGCGAGCATCGCAGTCGTTCGCGTGAGTGGAGAGCACGCATTCACCATTGTCGATCGCATTTTTCAAGGTTCCAATCGCCTGTCGAATGCGCCTTCTCATCGCGTTTATTACGGACATCTTGTGACACTTGAAGAGCGAAAAAGGATTGACGAAGTGCTGCTTTTGACGTTTCGATCACCGAAATCGTATACCACAGAAGATGTCATTGAGATCCAGTGTCACGGTGGCGTTCAGGCTGTACAGTCGATTCTGTTGGAGGTTTTGCGGGCAGGTGCACGTCTTGCTGAGCCGGGAGAATTCACGAAGCGGGCTTTTCTAGGCGGTCGCATTGATCTCTCTCAAGCAGAAGGTGTCATGGAAGCGATCGGCGCAAAGACACCACTGGCACTTCAGGCGGCTCTTTCTCAAGTTGAAGGAGCACTTCATCAACAAGTTGAAGACTTGCGCCGCACCATGATTCAGACGATGGCCCATCTGGAAGTTACGATTGACTACCCAGAGCATGATGAAGAGGATATAACCGTGCAGCGTGTGCGAAATGACGCCCAGATGATCCTTGAGCGTATCAGGTCGCTGCGACTTGAGGCGGAGCGGGGACGCATCCTGCGCGAGGGGATCAAGATTGCCATTGTCGGGAAGCCGAATGTCGGAAAATCGTCTCTGCTCAATCGATTTGCGCGAACCAACAGAGCGATTGTTACCGAGATTCCGGGAACCACGCGAGATGTGATTGAAGAGCGCGTTTCGATCGATGGTATCCCACTCCTGCTTTTTGACACTGCGGGTGTGAGGGAAACAGAGGATGTCGTTGAGCAAATTGGTGTTCAAAAAAGTCGTGAGACGCTTGAAAAAGCAGATTTGACCCTGCTTCTTCTCGACACGAGCCGTCCGCTCGATGAGAATGATGGATTGCTTCTTGAAAGCGTACATCGTGAGCGCTCTTTGTTGATCTTGAATAAGAGAGACCTTCCTTTGGCTGTCGGGGTTGATTGGCAATCCCTTGCGCTTAGTCGTCGCAGTCTTGCGTATTCTACACAGATTGAAGCGGACCAGGGGAAACTGGAAGATGAAATTAAACAGTTAGTGTTTGGCTCAGAGCTTGGCGATCCAACTTTTTTGGCAAATGCGCGCCATCTCTCGCTTCTTGAACGGGCTGAGGTTGCCATCAGGCGTGTACTCGACGATGCGAATTCTGGCGTAACACTTGATCTTGTCGCAGTTGATTTGCATGAAGCGTGGATATTGCTTGGGGAAATGATTGGTGAGACACCGCGGGAAGATTTGCTCGATCAAATTTTTTCCCAGTTTTGTCTTGGCAAGTAG